Part of the Aurantiacibacter aquimixticola genome, CCTGCCGGACGTAATAGGGCACCACGGAAATGCCGGGCATCGCAGCGAAGCCTGTCATGGCGCCCGCGATCAAGCCGGTCGCCCCGGTGGTGACACGGCCAGGCGCAAAGGCCGCGCCACGGCGGGGCAGGACGACGATGACGAAAGCAGCGAGCGCCGCCAGCGCGATCAGCACGCGCGCCAGTTCAGGCGGTGTGGCATCGAGCAGCAGCAGGCCGGGCATGACCGTCAGCACCAGTAGCGCGGCAATCCAGTAGGCGGACCGGTCCGCCTCGCGCAGGACGTAGCGCACTTCGCTGAGCGCAAGTGTGAAAGCGAGGATATTGACGAGCAGCACCGCCTCGACCGGTGCTAGCGCCAGAGCGAGGATCGGCGCGAGCAGGAAACCGAAGCCGAAACCGGTCAGCCCGCGGACGAATGCGGCAAGCAATGTCGCCAGCGCGGCGGCTACGATCTGCGCCGTCGAAAAGCCCGACAGGAGGTCCATCAAGGCGTGCTGCGGACGACAATGAGGCCGAGCGTTATCGCATGGAATGCCGCAATGGCGAGATTGCTGACGACGACCGGATTGTCGACGCTGACGGTCGCCGCGGTCGTCACCTTGTAAGCAATCTGGAGCGCCAGCAGACATGCGACGGCCGCCGGAAGCGGCTTGAACAACAGGGCTGCCGAACCGACCAGGATGGCGAGATACATGGCCAGCACGATCCCGCGTGCGGGGCTCGCCGCGCCGTAGGCGTCATCGGCCCATGGTGCAGCCGTGGCGATACCGTAAGCAACTGGCATCAGCACGACGATGTTCAGCACAAGCGAGACTACGATCATCCACTTCATGCGACGCGCCCGCGCATGTCCGTCAGGCCTTCAGATCGGGCGGGGTCGCGGCGTCTTTCAGCATGGCGATAGCTTCGTCGAGCGAGATGAACTTCTGCTCCTTCTCGCCAAGCGTGCGCATGGCGACGGTGCCTTCCTCGGCCTCTCGCTTGCCGACCACCAACAGATGCGGAACCTTCGCCAGCGAATGTTCGCGCACCTTGTAGTTGATCTTCTCGTTGCGCAGATCGCTTTCGACGCGGATGCCCGCCTCTTCCAGCTTCGCCACCGCTTCTTTCGCGTAGTCGTCCGCATCGGAGACGATGGTCGCGACCACGGCCTGTACCGGGGCGAGCCAGACGGGCAGCTTGCCGGCGAAATGCTCGATCAATATGCCGATGAAGCGTTCGTAGCTGCCGAAGATGGCGCGGTGGAGCATTACGGGGCGATGCTTCTCACCATCCTCGCCGACATAAGTCGCGTCGAGCCTTTCCGGCAGCACGCGGTCGCCCTGGATCGTACCGACCTGCCAGGTTCGGCCGATCGCGTCGGTCAAATGCCATTCGAGCTTTGGCGCGTAGAACGCCCCTTCGCCCGGCAGCTCTTCCCAGCCATATTCGTCATTGTCCATGCCCGCTTCGGTGACGGCATCGCGCAATTCCTGCTCGGCCTTGTCCCAATCGGAATCGCTGCCGAAGCGCTTTTCCGGACGCAGCGCCAGCTTGACGTGATAGTCGAAGCCGAAATCGCGATAGACGCTGTCCGCCAGTTTGCAGAAGGCGCGCACTTCATCGACCACTTGGCGCTCGGTGCAGAAGATATGCGCGTCGTCTTGCGTAAACTGGCGCACACGCATCAGGCCGTGCAGCGCGCCATGCGGTTCGTTGCGATGGCAGCAGCCCATTTCGCCGAGCCGAATCGGCAGGTCGCGATAGGAGGTGATGCCCTGCTTGAAGACGATGACATGCGCTGGACAATTCATCGGCTTCATCGCCAGCCAGTCGGCATCCTCAGCGACCCTCGGCGCGGCAAGGCCGTCTCCCAGCCCGTCAACATCGGGCACGATATCGGGCACGGCGAACATGTTCTCGGCATATTTGCCCCAGTGGCCGGACTGTTCCCATTGCTTGATATTCATCAGCTGCGGGGTCTTGATCTCGCGATAGCCCGCATTGTCCATCTTGCGGCGCATATAGGCTTCGAGCTCGCGCCAGATCCTGTAGCCGTTCGGATGCCAGAAGACCGAGCCGTGCGCCTCTTCCTGCAGGTGGAACAGATCCATTTCGCGGCCGAGCTTGCGGTGGTCGCGCTTGGCGGCCTCTTCCAGCCGCATCAGGTGCTGATTGAGCTGCTTCTTGTTGAGCCAGCCAGTGCCGTAAATGCGTGTAAGCTGCGCATTGTTCTGGTCGCCGCGCCAGTAGGCGCCCGCCACCCGCATCAGCTTGAATGCCTGCGGATCGAGCTTACCGGTGCTGGCAAGGTGTGGGCCGCGACACATGTCGAGCCAGTCCTCACCCGACCAGTACACGGTCAGTTCCTCGCCCTCGGGCAATTCCTTCGCCCATTCGGCCTTGAACGTCTCGCCTTCGGCTTCCCACTTGGCGATCAGATCCTCGCGGCTCCACACCTCCCGTTTCAGCGGTTTGTCGGCCTTGATGA contains:
- a CDS encoding TSUP family transporter, with translation MDLLSGFSTAQIVAAALATLLAAFVRGLTGFGFGFLLAPILALALAPVEAVLLVNILAFTLALSEVRYVLREADRSAYWIAALLVLTVMPGLLLLDATPPELARVLIALAALAAFVIVVLPRRGAAFAPGRVTTGATGLIAGAMTGFAAMPGISVVPYYVRQDMARVTAKASMIGVFGVSALASLTSGAVTGLLEWRLIVFGVLLFPLMALGNWLGSLVFGRVSDPVWRAFVGVVLGAAALAALINL
- the thrS gene encoding threonine--tRNA ligase; amino-acid sequence: MTELVKISLPDGSVREMQAGSTPADVAAAIGPGLAKAAIAARVDGELRDINRPFEGDAELALVTSRDEEEALELARHDFAHVLAEAVQSLFPGTQITFGPSTDDGFYYDVKAPDTREPFSSEDLPAIEEEMRRIIKADKPLKREVWSREDLIAKWEAEGETFKAEWAKELPEGEELTVYWSGEDWLDMCRGPHLASTGKLDPQAFKLMRVAGAYWRGDQNNAQLTRIYGTGWLNKKQLNQHLMRLEEAAKRDHRKLGREMDLFHLQEEAHGSVFWHPNGYRIWRELEAYMRRKMDNAGYREIKTPQLMNIKQWEQSGHWGKYAENMFAVPDIVPDVDGLGDGLAAPRVAEDADWLAMKPMNCPAHVIVFKQGITSYRDLPIRLGEMGCCHRNEPHGALHGLMRVRQFTQDDAHIFCTERQVVDEVRAFCKLADSVYRDFGFDYHVKLALRPEKRFGSDSDWDKAEQELRDAVTEAGMDNDEYGWEELPGEGAFYAPKLEWHLTDAIGRTWQVGTIQGDRVLPERLDATYVGEDGEKHRPVMLHRAIFGSYERFIGILIEHFAGKLPVWLAPVQAVVATIVSDADDYAKEAVAKLEEAGIRVESDLRNEKINYKVREHSLAKVPHLLVVGKREAEEGTVAMRTLGEKEQKFISLDEAIAMLKDAATPPDLKA